A genomic stretch from Canis lupus baileyi chromosome 3, mCanLup2.hap1, whole genome shotgun sequence includes:
- the PARD6A gene encoding partitioning defective 6 homolog alpha isoform X2 produces MGPRAGWDGKGRIWSLRLRPRVVKRVGSKPLQHRVNRVAQQILMVQFPHLNVQSRKASGNTRTQTTLGKRHFPVSPRIGEAPPPDSETGAQERNDARAHEDAPTPSPFPRKRGLRVPLTVAAPLTSWSGREGGASATARGGATGRSPGLCTCAQAGRLGHRPRPAGLTMARPQRTPARSPDNIVEVKSKFDAEFRRFALPRASVSGFQEFSRLLRAVHQIPGLDVLLGYTDAHGDLLPLTNDDSLHRALASGPPPLRLLVQKREADSSGLAFASNSLQRRKKGLLLRPVAPLRTRPPLLISLPQDFRQVSSVIDVDLLPETHRRVRLHKHGSDRPLGFYIRDGMSVRVAPQGLERVPGIFISRLVRGGLAESTGLLAVSDEILEVNGIEVAGKTLDQVTDMMVANSHNLIVTVKPANQRNNVVRGASGRLTGPSSAGPGPTEAESDDDSNDLVIENRQPPCSNGLSQGPPCWDLRQGRLLPGARSSLPSLDDQEQASSGWGSSMRGDGSGFSL; encoded by the exons ATGGGGCCCAGGGCTGGCtgggatgggaagggaaggatCTGGAGCTTGAGGCTGCGGCCACGAGTGGTCAAGCGAGTTGGCTCAAAGCCACTTCAACACCGTGTGAACCGAGTTGCTCAGCAAATACTTAtggttcagtttcctcatctaaacGTGCAGTCTCGTAAGGCCAGTGGAAATACTAGGACACAGACAACACTCGGTAAACGCCACTTCCCTGTCTCCCCTCGGATTGGCGAAGCCCCACCCCCAGACTCGGAGACTGGCGCGCAGGAGCGTAATGACGCAAGAGCACACGAAGacgcccccaccccatctccgTTTCCTAGGAAACGTGGACTCCGCGTACCGCTCACTGTCGCTGCCCCCTTGACGTCATGGTCCGGACGGGAGGGCGGGGCGAGTGCTACCGCCAGGGGCGGGGCGACGGGCCGGTCGCCCGGGCTGTGCACCTGCGCCCAGGCGGGCCGCCTGGGGCACCGTCCCCGGCCCGCCGGCCTCACCATGGCCAGGCCGCAGAGGACTCCGGCGCGCAGTCCCGACAACATCGTCGAGGTGAAGAGCAAA tTTGATGCTGAGTTCCGACGCTTCGCGCTGCCCCGCGCTTCGGTGAGTGGCTTCCAAGAGTTTTCGCGGTTGCTGCGTGCAGTCCACCAGATCCCGGGCCTGGATGTGCTGCTTGGCTATACAGATGCTCACGGTGACCTACTGCCCCTCACCAACGACGACAGCCTGCACCGGGCCCTGGCCAGCGGGCCCCCACCGCTGCGCCTGCTAGTACAGAAGCGGG AAGCTGACTCCAGTGGCCTGGCCTTTGCCTCCAACTCTCTGCAGCGGCGGAAGAAAGGGCTCCTACTTCGGCCAGTGGCACCCCTGCGCACCCGGCCACCCCTGCTAATCAGCCTGCCCCAAGATTTCCGCCAGGTTTCTTCAGTCATAGATGTGGACCTACTGCCTGAGACCCACCGACGGGTTCGGCTGCACAAGCATGGCTCGGACCGCCCCCTGGGTTTCTACATTCGAGATGGCATGAGTGTCCGTGTAGCTCCCCAGGGCTTGGAACGGGTTCCAGGCATCTTCATCTCCCGCCTGGTACGAGGGGGCCTGGCTGAGAGTACGGGGCTGCTGGCAGTCAGTGATGAGATCCTCGAGGTCAATGGTATTGAGGTGGCTGGGAAGACCTTGGACCAAGTGACGGACATGATGGTCGCCAACAGCCACAATCTCATTGTCACTGTCAAGCCAGCCAATCAGCGCAATAATGTGGTGCGGGGAGCATCTGGGCGTCTGACAGGGCCTTCCTCTGCTGGGCCTGGGCCTACTGAGGCTGAGAGTGACGATGATAGCAATGATCTGGTCATTGAAAACCGCCAGCCTCCCTGTTCCAATGGGCTGTCTCAAGGGCCTCCATGCTGGGACCTGCGCCAGGGCCGTCTACTTCCTGGTGCCCGCAGTTCTCTGCCCTCCCTGGATGATCAGGAGCAGGCCAGCTCTGGCTGGGGGAGTAGCATGCGAGGAGATGGTAGTGGCTTTAGCCTCTGA
- the ENKD1 gene encoding enkurin domain-containing protein 1: MCEGPSRISGPIPPDPTLCPDYYRRPASALGRLEGNALKLDLLTSDLDLDATPPRGPRMNPGARQILERGRSGVGGVLLQLRGISLGPGASPKRKDPKDHEKENLKRIREIQRRFREQEHSREQGQPRPLKALWRSPKYDKVESRVKAQLQEPSPASGTEPAHFLRAHSRCGPGLPPPRVPSPQLTPAGPSAKGPSLGVDFISHNARAAKRAPRRHSRSLQVLAQVLEQQRQAQEHYNATQKGHVPHYLLERRDLWRREAEARQHSQPDPAMPPGHTRMPENQRLETLSNLLQSQSQLLRELVLLPAGADSLKAQGHRAELDRKLAQVEEAIKIFSRPKVFVKMDA; the protein is encoded by the exons ATGTGCGAGGGCCCGTCCCGCATCTCGGGGCCCATCCCTCCAGACCCTACGCTCTGCCCTGACTACTACCGGCGGCCGGCCTCGG CCCTAGGTCGCCTCGAGGGAAACGCGCTGAAGCTGGACCTGCTGACATCGGACCTTGACTTGGACGCCACCCCTCCGCGCGGCCCGCGCATGAATCCCGGAGCCAGACAGATTCTGGAGCGTGGCCGGAGTGGCGTCGGGGGCGTGCTGCTGCAGCTCAGGGGCATCTCCCTAGGCCCAGGAGCCTCTCCCAAGA GGAAGGACCCTAAAGACCATGAGAAGGAGAACCTGAAGCGGATCAGGGAGATCCAGAGGCGTTTCCGGGAGCAGGAGCACAGCCGGGAGcagggccagcccaggcccctgaAGGCTCTGTGGCGCTCGCCCAAATATGATAAAGTGGAGTCCCGGGTCAAGGCCCAGCTGCAG GAGCCCAGCCCTGCATCTGGAACAGAGCCTGCCCACTTCCTGCGGGCACACTCCCGCTGCGGCCCTGGGCTCCCACCCCCTCGTGTCCCCAGTCCTCAACTAACTCCAGCAGGCCCCAGTGCTAAG GGGCCAAGCCTGGGTGTGGACTTCATTAGCCACAATGCCCGCGCTGCCAAGAGGGCCCCCCGGAGGCATTCCCGCTCACTGCAGGTCCTGGCACAAGTGCTAGAGCAGCAACGGCAAGCCCAAGAGCACTACAACGCCACGCAGAAGGGCCATGTGCCCCATTA CTTGTTGGAACGCAGAGATCTGTGGCGACGGGAGGCTGAGGCCCGCCAGCATAGTCAGCCGGACCCTGCCATGCCCCCTGGCCACACTCGCATGCCGGAGAACCAGCGGCTAGAGACACTGAGCAATCTGCTCCAGA GCCAGAGCCAGTTGCTACGTGAGCTAGTGCTGCTGCCTGCTGGAGCCGACTCACTGAAGGCCCAGGGCCATCGTGCTGAGCTGGACCGGAAGCTGGCACAGGTAGAGGAAGCCATCAAGATCTTTTCTCGCCCCAAGGTTTTTGTGAAGATGGACGCCTGA
- the C3H16orf86 gene encoding uncharacterized protein C16orf86 homolog isoform X1 has product MASAGAERRPGAPEGTAAGPAQLSESSGGHAQSSECPVMADRCLVPAYEACRTLGEDKGPAGPVSEPELQEEQLRLEEERLKLEVESLEERGPRPTASVVRTSHGPKRKPVNPLSPSFPGPSHQAHPRVEVEMPQGLPLQKEEPESSQSEPLPSAKQHKKAKKRKSLGAPVLPAMTSTVSAPSETLGLEPLALPWVFAGKAQRLRPLYQYINYCNPELNQAGEGDREAEAELEPELELALIPEEAGVEQLQALLPVAGELASSLTLPCPSTFVSSTHALVPLGEEVGEEPGCLPSLGVSGRLKAEVDKSTQVDINRMLSVCAAPLVPPLSPQYK; this is encoded by the exons ATGGCCTCAGCAGGGGCCGAGAGGCGGCCCGGGGccccggagggcaccgccgcggGGCCGGCACAGCTCTCGGAGTCGTCCGGTGGCCACGCTCAGAGCTCTGAG TGTCCAGTGATGGCAGACCGGTGCCTGGTACCAGCCTATGAGGCCTGCCGGACCCTGGGTGAAGACAAGGGCCCAGCAGGACCAGTCTCAGAGCCGGAGCTCCAGGAGGAACAACTCAGGCTGGAAGAAGAGAGGCTCAAGCTAGAGGTGGAGTCGTTAGAGGAGAGAGGCCCCAGGCCCACGGCCTCCGTTGTAAGGACCAGTCACGGTCCGAAGAGGAAGCCTGTCAA CCCCCTGTCCCCCAGCTTTCCAGGGCCCAGCCACCAAGCCCATCCTAGGGTTGAAGTGGAGATGCCACAGGGCCTGCCGTTGCAGAAGGAGGAGCCAGAAAGTAGCCAGAGTGAGCCCTTACCATCTGCCAAACAGCACAAAAAAGCCAAGAAGCGCAAGAGTCTGGGGGCTCCAGTGCTCCCAGCAATGACCAGTACAGTGTCTGCGCCTTCAGAGACGTTGGGGCTGGAGC CTCTTGCCCTGCCCTGGGTCTTTGCAGGAAAGGCCCAGCGCCTGCGGCCCCTGTACCAGTACATCAACTATTGCAATCCCGAGCTGAatcaggcaggggagggggacagggaggctGAGGCAGAGCTGGAGCCTGAGTTGGAGCTGGCCCTGATCCCCGAGGAAGCAGGTGTGGAGCAACTGCAGGCCTTGCTGCCCGTGGCAGGTGAGCTGGCCTCAAGCCTCACTTTGCCTTGCCCCAGTACATTTGTGTCTTCCACCCATGCTCTGGTTCCCCTGGGAGAGGAGGTTGGAGAGGAGCCCGGTTGTTTGCCCAGCTTGGGGGTCAGCGGCCGCCTCAAGGCTGAGGTGGATAAATCAACCCAGGTGGACATCAACAGGATGCTGAGTGTTTGCGCTGCCCCACTTGTACCTCCACTCTCCCCTCAGTACAAGTGa
- the PARD6A gene encoding partitioning defective 6 homolog alpha isoform X1: MGPRAGWDGKGRIWSLRLRPRVVKRVGSKPLQHRVNRVAQQILMVQFPHLNVQSRKASGNTRTQTTLGKRHFPVSPRIGEAPPPDSETGAQERNDARAHEDAPTPSPFPRKRGLRVPLTVAAPLTSWSGREGGASATARGGATGRSPGLCTCAQAGRLGHRPRPAGLTMARPQRTPARSPDNIVEVKSKFDAEFRRFALPRASVSGFQEFSRLLRAVHQIPGLDVLLGYTDAHGDLLPLTNDDSLHRALASGPPPLRLLVQKRAEADSSGLAFASNSLQRRKKGLLLRPVAPLRTRPPLLISLPQDFRQVSSVIDVDLLPETHRRVRLHKHGSDRPLGFYIRDGMSVRVAPQGLERVPGIFISRLVRGGLAESTGLLAVSDEILEVNGIEVAGKTLDQVTDMMVANSHNLIVTVKPANQRNNVVRGASGRLTGPSSAGPGPTEAESDDDSNDLVIENRQPPCSNGLSQGPPCWDLRQGRLLPGARSSLPSLDDQEQASSGWGSSMRGDGSGFSL; the protein is encoded by the exons ATGGGGCCCAGGGCTGGCtgggatgggaagggaaggatCTGGAGCTTGAGGCTGCGGCCACGAGTGGTCAAGCGAGTTGGCTCAAAGCCACTTCAACACCGTGTGAACCGAGTTGCTCAGCAAATACTTAtggttcagtttcctcatctaaacGTGCAGTCTCGTAAGGCCAGTGGAAATACTAGGACACAGACAACACTCGGTAAACGCCACTTCCCTGTCTCCCCTCGGATTGGCGAAGCCCCACCCCCAGACTCGGAGACTGGCGCGCAGGAGCGTAATGACGCAAGAGCACACGAAGacgcccccaccccatctccgTTTCCTAGGAAACGTGGACTCCGCGTACCGCTCACTGTCGCTGCCCCCTTGACGTCATGGTCCGGACGGGAGGGCGGGGCGAGTGCTACCGCCAGGGGCGGGGCGACGGGCCGGTCGCCCGGGCTGTGCACCTGCGCCCAGGCGGGCCGCCTGGGGCACCGTCCCCGGCCCGCCGGCCTCACCATGGCCAGGCCGCAGAGGACTCCGGCGCGCAGTCCCGACAACATCGTCGAGGTGAAGAGCAAA tTTGATGCTGAGTTCCGACGCTTCGCGCTGCCCCGCGCTTCGGTGAGTGGCTTCCAAGAGTTTTCGCGGTTGCTGCGTGCAGTCCACCAGATCCCGGGCCTGGATGTGCTGCTTGGCTATACAGATGCTCACGGTGACCTACTGCCCCTCACCAACGACGACAGCCTGCACCGGGCCCTGGCCAGCGGGCCCCCACCGCTGCGCCTGCTAGTACAGAAGCGGG CAGAAGCTGACTCCAGTGGCCTGGCCTTTGCCTCCAACTCTCTGCAGCGGCGGAAGAAAGGGCTCCTACTTCGGCCAGTGGCACCCCTGCGCACCCGGCCACCCCTGCTAATCAGCCTGCCCCAAGATTTCCGCCAGGTTTCTTCAGTCATAGATGTGGACCTACTGCCTGAGACCCACCGACGGGTTCGGCTGCACAAGCATGGCTCGGACCGCCCCCTGGGTTTCTACATTCGAGATGGCATGAGTGTCCGTGTAGCTCCCCAGGGCTTGGAACGGGTTCCAGGCATCTTCATCTCCCGCCTGGTACGAGGGGGCCTGGCTGAGAGTACGGGGCTGCTGGCAGTCAGTGATGAGATCCTCGAGGTCAATGGTATTGAGGTGGCTGGGAAGACCTTGGACCAAGTGACGGACATGATGGTCGCCAACAGCCACAATCTCATTGTCACTGTCAAGCCAGCCAATCAGCGCAATAATGTGGTGCGGGGAGCATCTGGGCGTCTGACAGGGCCTTCCTCTGCTGGGCCTGGGCCTACTGAGGCTGAGAGTGACGATGATAGCAATGATCTGGTCATTGAAAACCGCCAGCCTCCCTGTTCCAATGGGCTGTCTCAAGGGCCTCCATGCTGGGACCTGCGCCAGGGCCGTCTACTTCCTGGTGCCCGCAGTTCTCTGCCCTCCCTGGATGATCAGGAGCAGGCCAGCTCTGGCTGGGGGAGTAGCATGCGAGGAGATGGTAGTGGCTTTAGCCTCTGA
- the PARD6A gene encoding partitioning defective 6 homolog alpha isoform X3, with protein MGPRAGWDGKGRIWSLRLRPRVVKRVGSKPLQHRVNRVAQQILMVQFPHLNVQSRKASGNTRTQTTLGKRHFPVSPRIGEAPPPDSETGAQERNDARAHEDAPTPSPFPRKRGLRVPLTVAAPLTSWSGREGGASATARGGATGRSPGLCTCAQAGRLGHRPRPAGLTMARPQRTPARSPDNIVEFDAEFRRFALPRASVSGFQEFSRLLRAVHQIPGLDVLLGYTDAHGDLLPLTNDDSLHRALASGPPPLRLLVQKRAEADSSGLAFASNSLQRRKKGLLLRPVAPLRTRPPLLISLPQDFRQVSSVIDVDLLPETHRRVRLHKHGSDRPLGFYIRDGMSVRVAPQGLERVPGIFISRLVRGGLAESTGLLAVSDEILEVNGIEVAGKTLDQVTDMMVANSHNLIVTVKPANQRNNVVRGASGRLTGPSSAGPGPTEAESDDDSNDLVIENRQPPCSNGLSQGPPCWDLRQGRLLPGARSSLPSLDDQEQASSGWGSSMRGDGSGFSL; from the exons ATGGGGCCCAGGGCTGGCtgggatgggaagggaaggatCTGGAGCTTGAGGCTGCGGCCACGAGTGGTCAAGCGAGTTGGCTCAAAGCCACTTCAACACCGTGTGAACCGAGTTGCTCAGCAAATACTTAtggttcagtttcctcatctaaacGTGCAGTCTCGTAAGGCCAGTGGAAATACTAGGACACAGACAACACTCGGTAAACGCCACTTCCCTGTCTCCCCTCGGATTGGCGAAGCCCCACCCCCAGACTCGGAGACTGGCGCGCAGGAGCGTAATGACGCAAGAGCACACGAAGacgcccccaccccatctccgTTTCCTAGGAAACGTGGACTCCGCGTACCGCTCACTGTCGCTGCCCCCTTGACGTCATGGTCCGGACGGGAGGGCGGGGCGAGTGCTACCGCCAGGGGCGGGGCGACGGGCCGGTCGCCCGGGCTGTGCACCTGCGCCCAGGCGGGCCGCCTGGGGCACCGTCCCCGGCCCGCCGGCCTCACCATGGCCAGGCCGCAGAGGACTCCGGCGCGCAGTCCCGACAACATCGTCGAG tTTGATGCTGAGTTCCGACGCTTCGCGCTGCCCCGCGCTTCGGTGAGTGGCTTCCAAGAGTTTTCGCGGTTGCTGCGTGCAGTCCACCAGATCCCGGGCCTGGATGTGCTGCTTGGCTATACAGATGCTCACGGTGACCTACTGCCCCTCACCAACGACGACAGCCTGCACCGGGCCCTGGCCAGCGGGCCCCCACCGCTGCGCCTGCTAGTACAGAAGCGGG CAGAAGCTGACTCCAGTGGCCTGGCCTTTGCCTCCAACTCTCTGCAGCGGCGGAAGAAAGGGCTCCTACTTCGGCCAGTGGCACCCCTGCGCACCCGGCCACCCCTGCTAATCAGCCTGCCCCAAGATTTCCGCCAGGTTTCTTCAGTCATAGATGTGGACCTACTGCCTGAGACCCACCGACGGGTTCGGCTGCACAAGCATGGCTCGGACCGCCCCCTGGGTTTCTACATTCGAGATGGCATGAGTGTCCGTGTAGCTCCCCAGGGCTTGGAACGGGTTCCAGGCATCTTCATCTCCCGCCTGGTACGAGGGGGCCTGGCTGAGAGTACGGGGCTGCTGGCAGTCAGTGATGAGATCCTCGAGGTCAATGGTATTGAGGTGGCTGGGAAGACCTTGGACCAAGTGACGGACATGATGGTCGCCAACAGCCACAATCTCATTGTCACTGTCAAGCCAGCCAATCAGCGCAATAATGTGGTGCGGGGAGCATCTGGGCGTCTGACAGGGCCTTCCTCTGCTGGGCCTGGGCCTACTGAGGCTGAGAGTGACGATGATAGCAATGATCTGGTCATTGAAAACCGCCAGCCTCCCTGTTCCAATGGGCTGTCTCAAGGGCCTCCATGCTGGGACCTGCGCCAGGGCCGTCTACTTCCTGGTGCCCGCAGTTCTCTGCCCTCCCTGGATGATCAGGAGCAGGCCAGCTCTGGCTGGGGGAGTAGCATGCGAGGAGATGGTAGTGGCTTTAGCCTCTGA
- the C3H16orf86 gene encoding uncharacterized protein C16orf86 homolog isoform X4 — protein MASAGAERRPGAPEGTAAGPAQLSESSGGHAQSSECPVMADRCLVPAYEACRTLGEDKGPAGPVSEPELQEEQLRLEEERLKLEVESLEERGPRPTASVVRTSHGPKRKPVNFPGPSHQAHPRVEVEMPQGLPLQKEEPESSQSEPLPSAKQHKKAKKRKSLGAPVLPAMTSTVSAPSETLGLERKAQRLRPLYQYINYCNPELNQAGEGDREAEAELEPELELALIPEEAGVEQLQALLPVAGELASSLTLPCPSTFVSSTHALVPLGEEVGEEPGCLPSLGVSGRLKAEVDKSTQVDINRMLSVCAAPLVPPLSPQYK, from the exons ATGGCCTCAGCAGGGGCCGAGAGGCGGCCCGGGGccccggagggcaccgccgcggGGCCGGCACAGCTCTCGGAGTCGTCCGGTGGCCACGCTCAGAGCTCTGAG TGTCCAGTGATGGCAGACCGGTGCCTGGTACCAGCCTATGAGGCCTGCCGGACCCTGGGTGAAGACAAGGGCCCAGCAGGACCAGTCTCAGAGCCGGAGCTCCAGGAGGAACAACTCAGGCTGGAAGAAGAGAGGCTCAAGCTAGAGGTGGAGTCGTTAGAGGAGAGAGGCCCCAGGCCCACGGCCTCCGTTGTAAGGACCAGTCACGGTCCGAAGAGGAAGCCTGTCAA CTTTCCAGGGCCCAGCCACCAAGCCCATCCTAGGGTTGAAGTGGAGATGCCACAGGGCCTGCCGTTGCAGAAGGAGGAGCCAGAAAGTAGCCAGAGTGAGCCCTTACCATCTGCCAAACAGCACAAAAAAGCCAAGAAGCGCAAGAGTCTGGGGGCTCCAGTGCTCCCAGCAATGACCAGTACAGTGTCTGCGCCTTCAGAGACGTTGGGGCTGGAGC GAAAGGCCCAGCGCCTGCGGCCCCTGTACCAGTACATCAACTATTGCAATCCCGAGCTGAatcaggcaggggagggggacagggaggctGAGGCAGAGCTGGAGCCTGAGTTGGAGCTGGCCCTGATCCCCGAGGAAGCAGGTGTGGAGCAACTGCAGGCCTTGCTGCCCGTGGCAGGTGAGCTGGCCTCAAGCCTCACTTTGCCTTGCCCCAGTACATTTGTGTCTTCCACCCATGCTCTGGTTCCCCTGGGAGAGGAGGTTGGAGAGGAGCCCGGTTGTTTGCCCAGCTTGGGGGTCAGCGGCCGCCTCAAGGCTGAGGTGGATAAATCAACCCAGGTGGACATCAACAGGATGCTGAGTGTTTGCGCTGCCCCACTTGTACCTCCACTCTCCCCTCAGTACAAGTGa
- the C3H16orf86 gene encoding uncharacterized protein C16orf86 homolog isoform X3 → MASAGAERRPGAPEGTAAGPAQLSESSGGHAQSSECPVMADRCLVPAYEACRTLGEDKGPAGPVSEPELQEEQLRLEEERLKLEVESLEERGPRPTASVVRTSHGPKRKPVNPLSPSFPGPSHQAHPRVEVEMPQGLPLQKEEPESSQSEPLPSAKQHKKAKKRKSLGAPVLPAMTSTVSAPSETLGLERKAQRLRPLYQYINYCNPELNQAGEGDREAEAELEPELELALIPEEAGVEQLQALLPVAGELASSLTLPCPSTFVSSTHALVPLGEEVGEEPGCLPSLGVSGRLKAEVDKSTQVDINRMLSVCAAPLVPPLSPQYK, encoded by the exons ATGGCCTCAGCAGGGGCCGAGAGGCGGCCCGGGGccccggagggcaccgccgcggGGCCGGCACAGCTCTCGGAGTCGTCCGGTGGCCACGCTCAGAGCTCTGAG TGTCCAGTGATGGCAGACCGGTGCCTGGTACCAGCCTATGAGGCCTGCCGGACCCTGGGTGAAGACAAGGGCCCAGCAGGACCAGTCTCAGAGCCGGAGCTCCAGGAGGAACAACTCAGGCTGGAAGAAGAGAGGCTCAAGCTAGAGGTGGAGTCGTTAGAGGAGAGAGGCCCCAGGCCCACGGCCTCCGTTGTAAGGACCAGTCACGGTCCGAAGAGGAAGCCTGTCAA CCCCCTGTCCCCCAGCTTTCCAGGGCCCAGCCACCAAGCCCATCCTAGGGTTGAAGTGGAGATGCCACAGGGCCTGCCGTTGCAGAAGGAGGAGCCAGAAAGTAGCCAGAGTGAGCCCTTACCATCTGCCAAACAGCACAAAAAAGCCAAGAAGCGCAAGAGTCTGGGGGCTCCAGTGCTCCCAGCAATGACCAGTACAGTGTCTGCGCCTTCAGAGACGTTGGGGCTGGAGC GAAAGGCCCAGCGCCTGCGGCCCCTGTACCAGTACATCAACTATTGCAATCCCGAGCTGAatcaggcaggggagggggacagggaggctGAGGCAGAGCTGGAGCCTGAGTTGGAGCTGGCCCTGATCCCCGAGGAAGCAGGTGTGGAGCAACTGCAGGCCTTGCTGCCCGTGGCAGGTGAGCTGGCCTCAAGCCTCACTTTGCCTTGCCCCAGTACATTTGTGTCTTCCACCCATGCTCTGGTTCCCCTGGGAGAGGAGGTTGGAGAGGAGCCCGGTTGTTTGCCCAGCTTGGGGGTCAGCGGCCGCCTCAAGGCTGAGGTGGATAAATCAACCCAGGTGGACATCAACAGGATGCTGAGTGTTTGCGCTGCCCCACTTGTACCTCCACTCTCCCCTCAGTACAAGTGa
- the C3H16orf86 gene encoding uncharacterized protein C16orf86 homolog isoform X2, which produces MASAGAERRPGAPEGTAAGPAQLSESSGGHAQSSECPVMADRCLVPAYEACRTLGEDKGPAGPVSEPELQEEQLRLEEERLKLEVESLEERGPRPTASVVRTSHGPKRKPVNFPGPSHQAHPRVEVEMPQGLPLQKEEPESSQSEPLPSAKQHKKAKKRKSLGAPVLPAMTSTVSAPSETLGLEPLALPWVFAGKAQRLRPLYQYINYCNPELNQAGEGDREAEAELEPELELALIPEEAGVEQLQALLPVAGELASSLTLPCPSTFVSSTHALVPLGEEVGEEPGCLPSLGVSGRLKAEVDKSTQVDINRMLSVCAAPLVPPLSPQYK; this is translated from the exons ATGGCCTCAGCAGGGGCCGAGAGGCGGCCCGGGGccccggagggcaccgccgcggGGCCGGCACAGCTCTCGGAGTCGTCCGGTGGCCACGCTCAGAGCTCTGAG TGTCCAGTGATGGCAGACCGGTGCCTGGTACCAGCCTATGAGGCCTGCCGGACCCTGGGTGAAGACAAGGGCCCAGCAGGACCAGTCTCAGAGCCGGAGCTCCAGGAGGAACAACTCAGGCTGGAAGAAGAGAGGCTCAAGCTAGAGGTGGAGTCGTTAGAGGAGAGAGGCCCCAGGCCCACGGCCTCCGTTGTAAGGACCAGTCACGGTCCGAAGAGGAAGCCTGTCAA CTTTCCAGGGCCCAGCCACCAAGCCCATCCTAGGGTTGAAGTGGAGATGCCACAGGGCCTGCCGTTGCAGAAGGAGGAGCCAGAAAGTAGCCAGAGTGAGCCCTTACCATCTGCCAAACAGCACAAAAAAGCCAAGAAGCGCAAGAGTCTGGGGGCTCCAGTGCTCCCAGCAATGACCAGTACAGTGTCTGCGCCTTCAGAGACGTTGGGGCTGGAGC CTCTTGCCCTGCCCTGGGTCTTTGCAGGAAAGGCCCAGCGCCTGCGGCCCCTGTACCAGTACATCAACTATTGCAATCCCGAGCTGAatcaggcaggggagggggacagggaggctGAGGCAGAGCTGGAGCCTGAGTTGGAGCTGGCCCTGATCCCCGAGGAAGCAGGTGTGGAGCAACTGCAGGCCTTGCTGCCCGTGGCAGGTGAGCTGGCCTCAAGCCTCACTTTGCCTTGCCCCAGTACATTTGTGTCTTCCACCCATGCTCTGGTTCCCCTGGGAGAGGAGGTTGGAGAGGAGCCCGGTTGTTTGCCCAGCTTGGGGGTCAGCGGCCGCCTCAAGGCTGAGGTGGATAAATCAACCCAGGTGGACATCAACAGGATGCTGAGTGTTTGCGCTGCCCCACTTGTACCTCCACTCTCCCCTCAGTACAAGTGa
- the C3H16orf86 gene encoding uncharacterized protein C16orf86 homolog isoform X5 encodes MADRCLVPAYEACRTLGEDKGPAGPVSEPELQEEQLRLEEERLKLEVESLEERGPRPTASVVRTSHGPKRKPVNPLSPSFPGPSHQAHPRVEVEMPQGLPLQKEEPESSQSEPLPSAKQHKKAKKRKSLGAPVLPAMTSTVSAPSETLGLEPLALPWVFAGKAQRLRPLYQYINYCNPELNQAGEGDREAEAELEPELELALIPEEAGVEQLQALLPVAGELASSLTLPCPSTFVSSTHALVPLGEEVGEEPGCLPSLGVSGRLKAEVDKSTQVDINRMLSVCAAPLVPPLSPQYK; translated from the exons ATGGCAGACCGGTGCCTGGTACCAGCCTATGAGGCCTGCCGGACCCTGGGTGAAGACAAGGGCCCAGCAGGACCAGTCTCAGAGCCGGAGCTCCAGGAGGAACAACTCAGGCTGGAAGAAGAGAGGCTCAAGCTAGAGGTGGAGTCGTTAGAGGAGAGAGGCCCCAGGCCCACGGCCTCCGTTGTAAGGACCAGTCACGGTCCGAAGAGGAAGCCTGTCAA CCCCCTGTCCCCCAGCTTTCCAGGGCCCAGCCACCAAGCCCATCCTAGGGTTGAAGTGGAGATGCCACAGGGCCTGCCGTTGCAGAAGGAGGAGCCAGAAAGTAGCCAGAGTGAGCCCTTACCATCTGCCAAACAGCACAAAAAAGCCAAGAAGCGCAAGAGTCTGGGGGCTCCAGTGCTCCCAGCAATGACCAGTACAGTGTCTGCGCCTTCAGAGACGTTGGGGCTGGAGC CTCTTGCCCTGCCCTGGGTCTTTGCAGGAAAGGCCCAGCGCCTGCGGCCCCTGTACCAGTACATCAACTATTGCAATCCCGAGCTGAatcaggcaggggagggggacagggaggctGAGGCAGAGCTGGAGCCTGAGTTGGAGCTGGCCCTGATCCCCGAGGAAGCAGGTGTGGAGCAACTGCAGGCCTTGCTGCCCGTGGCAGGTGAGCTGGCCTCAAGCCTCACTTTGCCTTGCCCCAGTACATTTGTGTCTTCCACCCATGCTCTGGTTCCCCTGGGAGAGGAGGTTGGAGAGGAGCCCGGTTGTTTGCCCAGCTTGGGGGTCAGCGGCCGCCTCAAGGCTGAGGTGGATAAATCAACCCAGGTGGACATCAACAGGATGCTGAGTGTTTGCGCTGCCCCACTTGTACCTCCACTCTCCCCTCAGTACAAGTGa